One Elusimicrobiota bacterium genomic region harbors:
- the rplI gene encoding 50S ribosomal protein L9 produces the protein MKIILKQEVEGLGKTGDVKNVKDGYARNFLFPKGLALAANENNLKIVEKEKNKILSIVKKKIDEAQEYAKKLSAVSVTIPVEVGEDNKVFGSVTPSDISDALKVEGFEIDKKSIIYEDNIKELGAFEVSVKVHPEVIAKIKVWVVKKDK, from the coding sequence ATGAAGATTATCTTAAAACAGGAAGTTGAAGGGTTAGGGAAAACGGGTGATGTGAAAAATGTAAAAGACGGTTATGCGAGGAATTTTCTTTTTCCAAAGGGGTTAGCGCTTGCTGCGAACGAAAATAACTTAAAAATTGTTGAAAAAGAAAAGAACAAAATATTATCTATTGTAAAAAAGAAAATTGACGAAGCCCAGGAATATGCTAAAAAATTATCTGCAGTGTCGGTTACAATACCGGTTGAAGTTGGGGAGGATAATAAGGTTTTCGGTTCAGTAACCCCATCCGATATATCCGACGCATTAAAGGTTGAGGGATTTGAAATTGATAAAAAATCTATAATCTACGAAGATAATATAAAAGAACTTGGTGCTTTTGAAGTGTCAGTAAAAGTACATCCTGAAGTTATTGCTAAGATTAAAGTATGGGTTGTGAAAAAGGATAAGTAA
- a CDS encoding DUF2232 domain-containing protein, whose translation MSTIKQFLFFSIATFLFFISGFYLPAIGLFILPLSSVSIVLLFMKNGVLAGVCGMILSALAIYKIIPAGYLFLILFILFVSLNSLVLYHGITRKNKPLQTVLDSCIITSIILVAGIIFMFMKGFQISWVFDKVMVGLPKDKVGMIVEIISRNIYAIMVIFAIINVFFSYIFLSYAAPKFNITIERFQSYEEWRMPEQMIFFLIFSILFYMITAHFKYNVFPQVFENMLYLVFFLYFIGGLTIGKYFFNKNRLMVVIIYLIFLLYPPLAMFLGISDVWFNFRKKKGGSGNEDYLKTGS comes from the coding sequence ATGTCTACAATAAAACAATTTTTGTTTTTTTCGATTGCAACTTTTTTGTTCTTCATATCCGGATTTTACCTGCCTGCTATAGGTTTATTTATTTTGCCTCTTTCATCAGTGTCAATAGTTTTATTGTTTATGAAAAATGGTGTTCTTGCCGGTGTATGTGGTATGATTTTATCGGCATTGGCAATATATAAAATAATTCCGGCTGGGTATCTTTTTCTGATTTTATTTATATTATTTGTTTCATTAAACTCCCTTGTTTTGTATCATGGAATCACAAGGAAAAACAAACCATTGCAAACAGTTCTTGATTCCTGCATAATAACTTCGATAATTTTAGTCGCTGGAATCATATTTATGTTTATGAAGGGATTTCAGATTTCATGGGTATTTGATAAGGTTATGGTTGGTCTGCCAAAAGATAAAGTAGGCATGATAGTGGAAATAATCAGCAGAAATATTTATGCAATTATGGTAATTTTTGCAATAATAAATGTTTTCTTTTCGTATATATTTTTGTCTTATGCAGCTCCAAAGTTTAATATCACAATTGAAAGATTTCAGTCTTATGAAGAATGGCGGATGCCCGAACAAATGATATTTTTTTTAATATTTTCCATTTTGTTTTATATGATTACCGCACATTTTAAATATAACGTATTTCCTCAGGTTTTTGAAAATATGCTATATCTGGTATTTTTTCTGTATTTTATAGGAGGGTTAACAATAGGAAAATATTTTTTTAACAAAAATCGTCTGATGGTTGTTATTATTTATTTGATTTTCTTGTTATATCCGCCATTGGCTATGTTTTTAGGGATTTCTGATGTTTGGTTTAATTTTAGAAAGAAAAAAGGGGGTAGTGGTAATGAAGATTATCTTAAAACAGGAAGTTGA
- the rpsR gene encoding 30S ribosomal protein S18, whose product MVEFKKKSTKGGFKKTGKFNKRKMLKKRFCKFCADKIEIDYKNVGLLKNYISEGGKIFSSRFTGVCIKHQRILTRAVKRARNIAIIPFANL is encoded by the coding sequence ATGGTAGAGTTTAAGAAGAAAAGCACAAAAGGCGGGTTTAAGAAAACCGGAAAATTCAATAAGAGGAAAATGCTCAAAAAGAGGTTTTGTAAATTTTGTGCAGATAAAATTGAGATTGATTACAAAAATGTGGGATTGCTGAAAAACTATATTAGCGAGGGTGGCAAAATATTTTCATCAAGGTTTACCGGTGTGTGTATAAAGCACCAAAGAATTTTAACCAGAGCGGTGAAACGTGCAAGAAATATAGCGATAATTCCTTTCGCCAATTTATAA
- the ssb gene encoding single-stranded DNA-binding protein — protein MASFSKVIMMGNITKDPEVRFGPSGSAIAGFSIGINRRYKAVDGSTKEETSFVDVTFFGKSAEICQKYVKKGDSLLVEGRLKQDNWEGKDGQKRSKLVVVGERLYLMPKKTGGKTADTGSDVIGEGIETVGDTNDDYQAAEVKQVKRKSDSEVPF, from the coding sequence ATGGCAAGTTTTAGTAAAGTTATTATGATGGGGAATATTACAAAAGATCCGGAAGTTAGATTTGGACCAAGCGGTTCTGCAATTGCGGGTTTTAGTATAGGTATCAATAGAAGATACAAAGCAGTGGATGGTTCAACTAAAGAAGAGACGTCTTTTGTTGATGTTACTTTTTTTGGTAAATCTGCAGAAATCTGTCAAAAATATGTTAAAAAAGGTGACAGTCTTTTAGTAGAAGGTCGGCTTAAACAAGATAACTGGGAAGGTAAGGATGGCCAAAAAAGGAGTAAACTCGTAGTAGTGGGTGAAAGACTTTATTTAATGCCGAAGAAAACGGGTGGTAAAACCGCAGATACCGGAAGTGATGTGATAGGAGAAGGTATTGAAACAGTAGGCGATACAAATGATGATTACCAGGCAGCAGAAGTAAAACAAGTAAAACGGAAAAGTGATAGCGAAGTGCCGTTTTAA
- the rpsF gene encoding 30S ribosomal protein S6, which translates to MAKKGGIMPDYETVFILKPTLSAEKVEEVLEKIKGVITSNKGSVTLSDSWGKRRLAYPVKKHKEGSYYLFHFSSEGKVVGELENYFRTTDNVIKYITIKIEKSFKKNAEAKKEKKPDQVKTESGNIEGPVAKS; encoded by the coding sequence ATGGCCAAAAAGGGGGGAATCATGCCTGATTACGAAACGGTTTTTATTCTAAAACCAACATTATCCGCAGAAAAGGTTGAGGAAGTACTGGAAAAGATTAAAGGGGTTATAACTTCTAACAAAGGGTCAGTTACTTTATCTGATAGTTGGGGTAAAAGACGACTTGCCTACCCGGTAAAAAAACATAAAGAAGGAAGCTACTATCTTTTTCATTTTTCATCTGAAGGTAAAGTTGTCGGTGAACTGGAAAATTACTTTAGAACAACCGATAATGTAATTAAATATATTACCATCAAAATTGAAAAATCTTTTAAGAAAAACGCAGAAGCTAAAAAAGAAAAGAAACCGGACCAGGTAAAGACTGAGAGCGGAAATATAGAAGGTCCTGTTGCTAAATCATAA
- a CDS encoding septum formation initiator family protein, with amino-acid sequence MLNSVNKKKMYLFIGIFLLILVMFGNKGMYNVIKQRIELTRLNKEFIEIENENRDLRKQLYGLENNPANIEREARNRLGLIQPGEIKYKFIEKE; translated from the coding sequence ATGCTAAATTCGGTAAATAAAAAAAAGATGTATTTGTTTATAGGAATATTTTTACTAATTCTTGTTATGTTTGGTAACAAAGGAATGTATAATGTTATTAAACAGAGGATAGAACTTACAAGATTAAACAAGGAATTTATTGAAATTGAGAATGAAAATAGGGATTTAAGAAAACAACTTTATGGCTTAGAGAATAATCCCGCTAATATTGAACGAGAAGCCAGAAACAGGCTTGGACTTATTCAGCCCGGTGAAATAAAGTATAAGTTCATAGAAAAAGAGTGA
- the eno gene encoding phosphopyruvate hydratase produces MSRIKKIVGREILDSRGNPTVEVDVILESGVLGRAAVPSGASTGEHEAVELRDGDKKRYLGKGVLNAVENVNKIIAPQITGMESPNQVEIDKKMISIDGTKNKGKLGANAILGVSLAVCRATATDTKIPLYKYIRSAYHLSLDSYKLPVPMMNILNGGKHADNNVDLQEFMVFPIGAKNFKEALRYGAEVFHNLKKVLKDKGYNTSVGDEGGFAPNLSSNEEALQSIVEAIKKAGYSVGKDISIALDPAASSFYKDGKYVLEGEKKDKEKTSLQMVEFYEDLVGKYPIVSIEDGLAEDDWDGWKLMTDKIGNKIQIVGDDLFVTNIERLAMGINKKTANSILIKLNQIGTLTETIDTINMAHKAGYTTVISHRSGETEDTFIADLSVAVNAGQIKTGSASRTDRICKYNQLMRIEEELGKDAKFGK; encoded by the coding sequence ATGTCAAGGATTAAAAAGATTGTTGGACGGGAGATTTTGGATTCCAGAGGAAACCCTACTGTTGAAGTAGATGTTATTTTAGAAAGCGGGGTTTTAGGTCGTGCAGCTGTACCGTCAGGTGCATCTACAGGCGAACATGAAGCAGTTGAGCTGCGTGACGGCGACAAAAAAAGATATCTTGGTAAGGGTGTCTTAAATGCTGTTGAAAATGTCAATAAAATCATAGCGCCTCAAATTACAGGTATGGAATCGCCTAATCAGGTTGAAATTGATAAGAAAATGATTTCAATAGACGGCACAAAAAATAAAGGTAAATTAGGAGCCAATGCTATCCTGGGTGTATCTCTTGCTGTTTGCCGGGCAACTGCAACAGATACAAAAATACCACTTTATAAATACATCCGCTCCGCTTATCACTTATCACTTGACAGTTACAAACTGCCGGTACCTATGATGAATATTCTTAATGGTGGAAAACATGCGGATAATAATGTAGACTTACAGGAGTTTATGGTATTTCCGATTGGAGCAAAAAATTTCAAAGAAGCACTAAGGTATGGTGCAGAAGTATTCCATAATCTGAAGAAAGTTTTGAAAGATAAGGGGTATAATACTTCAGTTGGTGACGAGGGAGGATTTGCTCCAAATCTTTCATCAAATGAAGAAGCGCTTCAGAGTATAGTTGAAGCAATAAAAAAGGCAGGGTATAGTGTAGGTAAAGATATATCAATTGCTCTTGATCCGGCAGCATCCTCGTTTTATAAAGACGGCAAATATGTTTTAGAAGGCGAAAAGAAAGATAAAGAAAAAACTTCTTTGCAGATGGTTGAATTTTATGAAGATTTAGTAGGGAAATATCCGATTGTTTCAATTGAAGACGGTCTTGCTGAAGATGATTGGGATGGTTGGAAGTTAATGACCGATAAAATCGGGAATAAAATTCAGATTGTCGGAGATGACCTTTTCGTTACCAACATTGAGCGTCTTGCTATGGGCATTAATAAAAAAACGGCAAATTCAATTTTGATTAAACTTAACCAGATAGGGACACTTACTGAAACAATTGACACAATTAACATGGCACATAAAGCCGGTTATACAACTGTAATTTCGCATCGTTCCGGTGAAACAGAAGATACGTTTATAGCAGATTTATCTGTTGCTGTAAATGCAGGACAAATAAAAACCGGTTCTGCATCACGTACAGACAGAATCTGTAAGTATAACCAGCTTATGCGTATCGAAGAGGAATTAGGAAAAGATGCTAAATTCGGTAAATAA
- a CDS encoding DJ-1/PfpI family protein — MKRNYFIVFLIFLSLCFLGANSKKKSIIKEKKPVVKKVVMIIAKNGFRDEEYLQPKDILTKAKIEIVTASSSKGIAKGMLGATVSVDVTIDEINIKDYVAVIFVGGSGSEEYWDNKQAHKIARETVKYKDKILAAICIAPVTLARAGVLKGKKATVFSSEEGELKKYGVNYTGKNVEVDGKIVTASGPQAAKEFGQKVLGLVEVEN; from the coding sequence ATGAAAAGAAATTATTTTATAGTATTTTTGATTTTTTTGTCGCTATGCTTTTTAGGGGCGAATAGTAAAAAGAAGTCCATAATTAAGGAAAAGAAACCGGTTGTGAAAAAGGTTGTAATGATAATCGCTAAAAACGGATTTAGGGATGAGGAATACCTGCAACCGAAAGATATATTAACAAAAGCAAAGATTGAAATTGTAACAGCATCATCGTCAAAAGGCATTGCGAAAGGTATGTTAGGTGCAACAGTAAGTGTTGATGTTACAATTGACGAAATTAATATAAAGGATTATGTTGCAGTGATTTTTGTAGGAGGCAGTGGTTCAGAAGAATATTGGGATAACAAGCAGGCACATAAAATTGCCCGTGAAACAGTTAAATATAAAGATAAAATATTAGCTGCAATTTGTATAGCACCAGTGACACTGGCAAGAGCAGGTGTGTTAAAGGGTAAAAAAGCAACTGTTTTTTCTTCAGAGGAAGGTGAGTTGAAAAAATATGGAGTGAATTATACAGGCAAAAATGTGGAAGTAGACGGAAAAATTGTTACTGCTTCAGGTCCTCAGGCGGCAAAAGAATTCGGTCAAAAAGTGCTGGGATTAGTTGAAGTGGAAAATTGA
- a CDS encoding PEGA domain-containing protein, with product MLKKVFSIFVCMSIISSIMFSGCATITKGSQRQITFNSEPSGAKIFDASSGAMLGKTPTSLKLTSKKDHSIKIAKDGYEPSMVSINNGMGTSYLVWDILLWGGFGLIVDGLTGAWNDLEPTTINTSLEATKK from the coding sequence ATGTTAAAAAAAGTGTTTAGTATCTTTGTATGTATGAGTATTATTTCAAGTATAATGTTTTCTGGTTGTGCAACTATTACTAAAGGTTCACAACGACAGATAACATTCAATTCAGAACCATCAGGGGCTAAAATTTTTGATGCAAGTAGTGGTGCTATGCTTGGTAAAACACCAACTTCCTTAAAATTGACATCCAAGAAAGACCATTCTATTAAAATAGCCAAAGATGGTTATGAACCTTCAATGGTCAGTATTAACAATGGAATGGGAACAAGTTATTTGGTATGGGATATTTTGTTATGGGGTGGTTTTGGCTTAATAGTAGATGGCTTAACAGGTGCTTGGAATGATTTAGAACCAACAACAATAAATACATCTCTGGAAGCAACAAAAAAATAA
- a CDS encoding helix-turn-helix domain-containing protein, giving the protein MKKDYIDKGFLTTQQVAEVFGRANVTIRKWIGKKKIKPALKAGMLNLFNVKDILELARKENLYLISPPPAFLTKAVNSIKTNSKQKGKEAWLIG; this is encoded by the coding sequence ATGAAGAAAGATTATATTGATAAAGGATTTTTAACAACCCAGCAAGTAGCAGAGGTTTTTGGAAGGGCAAATGTTACTATCCGTAAATGGATTGGAAAGAAAAAAATAAAACCTGCTTTAAAAGCAGGAATGCTTAATCTTTTTAATGTTAAAGATATTCTTGAATTGGCAAGGAAAGAAAATCTGTATTTAATAAGCCCTCCCCCAGCATTTCTGACTAAAGCCGTGAATTCAATTAAAACGAATTCAAAACAAAAGGGAAAGGAAGCGTGGCTTATAGGTTAA
- a CDS encoding recombinase family protein, with protein sequence MEQNNIVKRCAVYTRVSTEEQGRGSDFTSIDNQRECSKDFIKSQKTVGWQVYPESYDDIGFSAKNIERPALKRLLTDIRQKKFDIVVAYKFDRLSRNIKDFVKILDIFEQYGVSFVAVTQRFDTSTSTGRMMMTMLMGFAQFERDIISERTHDKLKAMAEKGKWRGGVPIIGYDIKDKKLVVNENESEQAIDQFSFYLKEKSLSKAAKLLNAKNYRLKEWITKAGNKIGGRKYNKCNLAFILRNPLHIGKIRYKDTLYNGEHKSIIPDKLWNVVQKLLDKNGITHKSENQDKHNFLLKGLIRCNYCSSMMSPNFAYSPNNHKYFYYKCVKVYKMDKTACKIGSVPAREIEKIVIQRLAFLGNNKTIIEKITKKALESSYNELPTLEKEKVKLNREYTKIEQEGKNLVDILAKDEQKKNNDFVLTKLDEMQKSKNALSEKKEQIALEINKLQNRVIDAEIIRKNLQTFEKIFDKLTPVEQKELLQLLIKEVIYDEDNSKIKISLRQLPDINLFIQDKNVCFDESMVSLPG encoded by the coding sequence ATGGAGCAAAATAATATTGTTAAACGTTGTGCTGTATATACAAGAGTATCTACAGAAGAGCAGGGTAGAGGTTCAGATTTCACTTCAATAGATAATCAAAGAGAATGTAGTAAAGATTTCATTAAAAGTCAAAAAACAGTAGGTTGGCAAGTTTATCCTGAAAGTTACGATGATATTGGTTTTTCTGCAAAAAACATTGAACGACCTGCACTAAAAAGATTATTGACTGATATTCGCCAAAAAAAGTTTGATATTGTTGTAGCATATAAATTTGACCGACTTTCACGCAATATAAAAGATTTTGTTAAGATATTAGACATATTTGAACAATATGGTGTATCTTTCGTAGCAGTAACACAACGGTTTGATACTTCCACTTCTACAGGTAGAATGATGATGACTATGTTAATGGGATTTGCCCAGTTTGAACGAGATATAATTAGCGAACGAACACACGATAAATTAAAAGCAATGGCAGAGAAAGGTAAATGGCGAGGTGGAGTACCTATTATTGGTTATGATATTAAAGACAAGAAACTTGTTGTAAATGAAAATGAATCAGAACAAGCAATTGACCAGTTTTCATTTTATCTTAAAGAAAAATCTTTAAGCAAAGCCGCTAAATTATTAAATGCAAAAAACTACAGGTTAAAAGAATGGATTACAAAAGCAGGTAATAAAATTGGCGGTAGAAAATATAATAAATGCAATCTTGCTTTTATTTTAAGAAATCCTCTACATATAGGAAAAATACGCTATAAAGATACTTTATACAATGGCGAACATAAATCAATAATCCCAGATAAGCTATGGAATGTAGTTCAAAAACTTTTAGATAAAAACGGGATAACACATAAATCTGAAAATCAAGATAAACATAATTTTTTATTGAAAGGGTTAATAAGATGTAATTACTGTAGTTCAATGATGTCGCCAAATTTTGCTTATTCTCCCAATAATCATAAATATTTTTATTACAAATGTGTAAAGGTTTACAAAATGGATAAAACTGCTTGTAAAATTGGAAGTGTTCCAGCAAGAGAAATTGAAAAAATTGTTATTCAGAGATTAGCATTTCTTGGGAATAACAAAACTATTATAGAAAAAATAACAAAAAAAGCATTGGAGTCAAGTTATAACGAATTACCAACTTTAGAAAAAGAAAAAGTAAAATTAAATAGAGAATATACCAAGATTGAGCAAGAAGGTAAAAATTTAGTAGATATTCTTGCAAAAGATGAACAAAAGAAAAATAATGATTTTGTATTAACAAAATTAGATGAAATGCAAAAAAGTAAAAATGCTTTATCCGAAAAGAAAGAACAAATTGCCCTTGAAATAAACAAACTACAAAACAGAGTTATTGATGCTGAAATTATAAGAAAAAATCTACAGACTTTTGAGAAAATTTTTGATAAACTTACACCTGTTGAACAGAAAGAGTTATTACAACTCCTGATTAAAGAAGTTATTTATGATGAGGACAATTCTAAAATAAAAATAAGCCTACGCCAGTTACCTGACATAAACTTATTTATTCAAGATAAAAATGTATGTTTTGACGAGAGTATGGTTAGTCTGCCAGGCTAG
- a CDS encoding DUF1844 domain-containing protein — protein sequence MTEQGKIDEYFLSLLFSLSSAAMQQMGKISNPLTSKVEKNLEQAKISIDMIEMLKVKTKGNLSEDENKFLESTLSDLQLNFVDELQKDTKIEHRSN from the coding sequence ATGACTGAACAGGGAAAAATTGATGAATATTTTTTAAGTTTGTTGTTTTCACTATCATCTGCTGCTATGCAGCAAATGGGGAAGATTTCCAATCCGTTAACAAGTAAGGTTGAAAAAAATTTAGAACAAGCGAAAATTTCAATTGATATGATTGAAATGCTTAAAGTAAAAACAAAAGGTAATTTAAGTGAAGATGAGAATAAATTTTTGGAATCAACTTTATCGGATTTGCAGTTGAATTTTGTTGACGAACTGCAAAAAGATACAAAAATCGAGCATCGTAGTAACTGA
- the gltX gene encoding glutamate--tRNA ligase, protein MNTIRVRFAPSPTGFLHIGGLRTALYNYIFARHNKGKFLLRIEDTDRTRYIEGAVEKLLDILKWCGLEYDDELVVQSKRLDIYKKHVQQLLEKDFAYRCFCSSERLDEMRKNQIAKKQPPKYDGCCKNISKEESEKLSKEKPFTVRMKMPSEEIAFEDVIRGKVKFHGSLIDDQVILKSDGYPTYHLANVIDDHEMEITHVIRGEEWLSSTPKHIILYRYFGWAPPMFAHLPLLLNPDKSKLSKRQGDVAVEDYRDKGYLQEAILNYIALLGWSTEDSQQIFTKEELIEKFTLERCGKSGAIFDTQKLLWMNGEYIRKMTIDELTNRAIPFIQKAGFETNNFEFLKKCILLEQDKIKLLSDIPDLISFFLKEDIVYDEKAVQKVIEKDGVKKILIDIYEIYKNTKDFTAAEIENETRKYAEAKSLKTSQIFHPVRISVSGRAEGPSLFHMIELLGRDRALLRIKNVIGGCND, encoded by the coding sequence ATTAACACTATTCGTGTGCGGTTTGCGCCTTCGCCTACGGGGTTTTTGCATATAGGCGGTCTTAGGACTGCGCTTTATAACTATATTTTTGCAAGACATAATAAGGGGAAGTTTTTACTGCGTATTGAAGATACTGATAGGACCAGATATATTGAAGGAGCAGTTGAAAAACTTTTAGACATATTAAAGTGGTGCGGATTAGAATATGATGATGAACTGGTTGTTCAGTCAAAACGTTTAGATATTTATAAAAAACACGTTCAGCAACTTTTGGAAAAAGATTTTGCATATAGATGTTTTTGTTCATCTGAGCGGCTGGATGAAATGAGGAAAAATCAAATAGCTAAGAAACAGCCGCCAAAGTATGATGGATGTTGTAAAAATATCTCTAAGGAAGAGTCGGAAAAATTATCAAAAGAAAAACCTTTTACTGTTAGAATGAAGATGCCGTCCGAAGAGATTGCATTTGAAGACGTTATCAGGGGTAAAGTAAAATTTCACGGTTCTTTGATTGATGACCAGGTAATATTAAAATCTGACGGTTATCCGACATATCATTTGGCAAATGTTATAGATGACCACGAAATGGAAATTACACATGTAATACGCGGTGAGGAATGGCTTTCTTCTACGCCGAAACATATAATACTATATAGATATTTTGGCTGGGCACCGCCAATGTTTGCACATCTTCCACTACTCTTAAACCCTGATAAATCCAAGTTGAGTAAACGTCAAGGTGATGTTGCTGTAGAAGATTACAGGGATAAAGGATATTTACAAGAAGCGATTTTAAATTACATAGCGTTGCTTGGGTGGTCAACCGAAGATAGCCAGCAGATTTTTACTAAAGAAGAATTAATTGAAAAATTTACACTTGAAAGATGTGGTAAATCAGGTGCGATATTTGATACACAAAAATTGCTTTGGATGAACGGTGAGTATATAAGAAAAATGACAATAGATGAACTTACAAACAGGGCAATACCTTTTATTCAAAAAGCAGGGTTTGAAACAAATAATTTCGAATTTTTGAAAAAATGTATTTTATTGGAGCAGGATAAAATAAAACTTTTATCTGACATACCTGACCTTATTAGTTTTTTCTTAAAGGAAGATATTGTTTACGATGAAAAAGCGGTTCAGAAAGTTATTGAAAAAGACGGAGTAAAAAAAATACTAATTGATATTTATGAAATATACAAAAATACAAAAGACTTTACGGCTGCGGAAATAGAAAACGAAACAAGAAAATATGCAGAAGCAAAATCATTAAAGACTTCACAAATATTTCACCCGGTAAGAATATCAGTTTCAGGGCGAGCTGAAGGTCCGTCACTTTTTCATATGATAGAACTTTTAGGCAGGGATAGGGCTTTACTAAGAATAAAAAATGTAATCGGAGGTTGCAATGACTGA
- the hisG gene encoding ATP phosphoribosyltransferase: protein MNKIKIGLPKGSLQEATFELFKKAGIKIFASERSYFPSSDDEELEIMLVRSQEIAKYVEDGVFDAGITGYDWICESGTDVKEISELRYAKSSFRPVRWVLAVPKNSKIKSVKNLRGKRIATELVNVVKKYLAKNKVKAEVEFSWGATEAKTPTLVDAIVELTETGSSLRANNLEIIDEVLTSTTRLIANKNSIKNPWKKRKIENLSILLKGALEAFGMVGLKMNLKENDIAKIMNILPALKRPTVSRLTIPGWVALEVIMEEKTLKKIIPELKRLGAEGIIEYPLNKVIY, encoded by the coding sequence ATGAATAAAATTAAGATTGGGTTGCCAAAGGGGAGTTTACAGGAAGCGACTTTTGAGCTTTTTAAAAAAGCGGGAATAAAAATATTTGCGTCTGAACGTTCGTATTTTCCAAGCTCTGATGATGAAGAATTGGAAATCATGCTGGTTCGTTCTCAAGAGATTGCAAAATATGTTGAAGACGGTGTTTTTGATGCAGGAATTACCGGGTATGATTGGATTTGTGAATCAGGTACTGATGTAAAAGAGATATCTGAGTTGCGTTATGCTAAGAGTAGTTTCCGGCCTGTCAGGTGGGTTCTTGCGGTGCCTAAAAATTCCAAAATTAAATCAGTAAAGAATCTCAGAGGTAAGAGGATTGCAACGGAATTGGTAAATGTTGTAAAAAAATATCTTGCAAAAAATAAAGTAAAAGCAGAAGTTGAGTTTTCGTGGGGCGCCACTGAAGCAAAGACACCTACGCTCGTAGATGCTATTGTAGAGTTAACAGAAACAGGTTCATCGTTAAGGGCTAATAACTTAGAGATTATAGACGAAGTTTTAACATCTACCACGCGATTAATCGCTAATAAAAATTCAATAAAAAATCCATGGAAAAAGAGAAAGATAGAAAATCTTTCGATACTCCTGAAAGGTGCGCTTGAAGCGTTCGGAATGGTTGGATTGAAGATGAATCTTAAAGAAAATGATATTGCCAAAATTATGAATATTCTTCCGGCTCTTAAAAGGCCGACAGTTTCAAGGCTTACAATCCCCGGTTGGGTTGCGTTAGAAGTAATTATGGAAGAAAAGACCTTGAAAAAAATAATTCCGGAACTGAAAAGATTAGGTGCTGAAGGAATTATAGAATATCCGCTTAACAAAGTTATATATTAA